A section of the Veillonella criceti genome encodes:
- a CDS encoding cyclophilin-like fold protein — MYSVQRMGQGLLIGLFFVLVSTVAGCTAAQPENSTATENGVNTVSSNGSINMVSEPKQSDTHAPESKQKSIQMHIGNQTIQVRLADTVAAEQFVNQLPQTLTLQDVNDNEKYIVLNTSFTTDSKVAGTIKAGQLKLWGHQGLVLFYKNFDSSYAYTDLGEVVDPVDWETLLGKGTVTITFSK, encoded by the coding sequence ATGTATAGCGTTCAACGAATGGGGCAAGGTTTACTAATAGGGTTATTCTTTGTTTTGGTGAGTACGGTGGCAGGTTGTACAGCTGCTCAACCGGAGAATAGTACGGCAACTGAAAATGGTGTTAATACGGTAAGCTCTAATGGAAGCATTAATATGGTTAGTGAGCCAAAACAGAGTGATACTCATGCGCCTGAAAGTAAGCAAAAATCTATTCAGATGCATATTGGTAATCAGACGATTCAGGTTCGTTTAGCTGATACTGTGGCAGCTGAACAATTCGTCAATCAATTACCACAGACTTTGACCTTACAGGATGTTAATGATAATGAGAAATATATTGTATTGAATACGTCCTTTACTACCGATTCTAAAGTGGCGGGGACTATTAAGGCCGGTCAGTTGAAATTATGGGGCCATCAAGGGTTAGTTTTATTTTACAAAAATTTTGACTCCTCTTATGCATATACTGACTTAGGAGAGGTTGTGGATCCTGTAGATTGGGAAACCTTACTGGGGAAAGGGACAGTTACCATTACATTCTCAAAGTAA
- a CDS encoding alpha/beta hydrolase, which produces MGIKGNVLKAALVATLAVGSIGGQAWALPLDIPTQGVVLTGQAKQAYISNEIKVLFQQSKETVTPFTMPDGWSKDMLYYEQVPVEHYHNERIKSNRVILQFHGGGYVAGMTDYHRTLALKEATLMEASDVYSVDYRLAPEYKYPAALEDAITVYKSLLAAGIEGQHIIVVGDSAGGNLAVALSLYLRDHQIEQPGVMLLASPWADFEHKVATSRTENATKDQVLGVGTPLYEAVITPAYAGTLAVSDAKLSVINANLEGLPPTLIQVGGNELFETEGEVFASNMAAAGNVVTLTVYPGMPHDFALLLPHMEESIDSLQEMKDFVNRYMN; this is translated from the coding sequence ATGGGAATTAAAGGGAACGTATTAAAAGCTGCGTTAGTAGCCACTTTGGCTGTAGGGAGTATAGGGGGACAAGCTTGGGCATTGCCACTTGATATACCTACACAAGGGGTTGTTTTAACAGGGCAAGCTAAACAGGCGTATATTTCTAATGAAATTAAAGTGTTGTTTCAGCAATCTAAGGAGACTGTGACTCCGTTTACGATGCCCGATGGCTGGTCAAAAGATATGTTATATTATGAACAAGTGCCAGTAGAGCATTATCATAATGAACGTATTAAAAGTAATCGTGTGATTTTACAATTTCATGGTGGTGGTTATGTGGCTGGCATGACCGATTATCATCGTACATTGGCCTTAAAAGAAGCAACTTTGATGGAAGCTAGTGATGTGTATAGTGTGGATTATCGCTTGGCTCCTGAATATAAATACCCAGCTGCATTGGAAGATGCTATTACCGTGTATAAAAGTTTATTGGCTGCTGGTATAGAGGGGCAACATATTATAGTTGTTGGTGATTCGGCTGGCGGCAATTTAGCGGTAGCATTGTCATTATATTTGCGTGACCATCAGATAGAACAACCTGGAGTGATGTTATTAGCTTCACCTTGGGCTGATTTTGAACATAAGGTAGCTACTTCAAGGACTGAAAATGCCACTAAAGATCAAGTATTAGGTGTAGGTACTCCTTTATATGAAGCGGTTATTACTCCCGCATATGCTGGTACATTAGCTGTTTCAGATGCCAAATTATCTGTGATAAATGCTAACTTAGAAGGGTTACCACCAACACTTATACAAGTGGGAGGCAATGAATTGTTTGAGACCGAAGGGGAAGTTTTTGCATCGAATATGGCCGCGGCTGGCAATGTAGTAACGCTAACTGTGTATCCTGGAATGCCTCATGATTTTGCTTTATTATTGCCTCATATGGAGGAGTCGATTGACTCTTTACAAGAGATGAAAGATTTTGTGAATCGTTATATGAATTGA
- a CDS encoding alpha/beta hydrolase yields MKFRKTILKQAVLAATVAAVYGFGVNTVDAANVAYVPIPSNAKHIAEAQQQVIPTTNAQDKINSPMNQPEALKLESKWDKIFPKSDKVDHRKVTFVNRYGITLVGDLYTPKAGTGKMAAIAVAGPFGAVKEQTSGLYAQSLAEQGFVTIAFDPSYTGESGGTPRNMASPDINTEDFSAAIDFLGSLDNVDRDNIGLMGICGFGGMALSDAAMDKRVKAVATSVLYDMSRSIGQGLNDYYTAEDRDKVLHYLADKRWEMVDRGTTAPGYHEVPIVNGELITLTDGHLLPEVASPDMDPVGKQFFDFYRTGRGYHPRSINSTTAWVDVMPYGFMNFSMSAHLDEIAPRPVLLVTGENAHSRYMSEDVMKALTGDNKQLLVVPGATHVDLYDKTDMIPFKEITEFFHKNLK; encoded by the coding sequence ATGAAATTTCGTAAAACAATTTTAAAACAAGCTGTGTTAGCAGCTACTGTGGCAGCGGTGTATGGATTCGGTGTTAATACTGTGGATGCAGCTAATGTAGCGTATGTGCCAATTCCAAGTAATGCAAAACATATAGCAGAAGCACAGCAGCAGGTAATACCAACAACAAATGCACAAGATAAAATCAATTCCCCTATGAATCAACCAGAAGCATTAAAATTAGAAAGCAAATGGGATAAAATTTTCCCTAAAAGTGATAAAGTAGATCATCGTAAAGTTACTTTTGTTAACCGTTATGGGATTACTTTAGTTGGTGATTTATATACACCAAAAGCTGGTACTGGTAAAATGGCCGCTATTGCGGTAGCAGGACCATTTGGGGCAGTTAAAGAACAAACCTCTGGTTTGTATGCCCAGTCCTTAGCTGAACAAGGTTTTGTGACAATTGCCTTTGACCCATCCTATACTGGTGAAAGTGGTGGTACGCCACGCAATATGGCCTCTCCAGATATTAATACGGAAGACTTCAGTGCAGCTATTGACTTTTTAGGTTCCTTAGATAATGTAGACCGTGATAATATTGGTCTTATGGGGATTTGTGGTTTTGGCGGCATGGCTTTATCTGATGCGGCTATGGATAAACGTGTAAAAGCAGTGGCTACGTCTGTTCTTTATGATATGTCCCGTTCTATTGGTCAGGGCTTAAATGATTATTATACGGCTGAAGATCGTGATAAAGTATTACATTATTTAGCTGATAAACGTTGGGAAATGGTTGATCGTGGTACAACGGCGCCAGGGTATCATGAAGTGCCAATTGTAAATGGTGAACTTATTACGTTGACTGATGGACATTTATTACCAGAAGTAGCGTCTCCTGATATGGATCCAGTGGGTAAACAATTCTTTGATTTCTATCGTACTGGTCGTGGCTATCACCCACGTTCCATTAACTCCACAACAGCTTGGGTCGATGTTATGCCATATGGTTTTATGAATTTCAGTATGTCTGCACATTTAGATGAAATTGCACCACGCCCTGTATTGTTAGTTACTGGTGAAAATGCGCATTCCCGTTATATGTCTGAAGACGTAATGAAAGCGTTAACTGGTGATAATAAACAATTACTTGTAGTACCAGGTGCTACTCATGTAGATTTATATGATAAAACAGACATGATTCCATTCAAAGAAATTACTGAATTCTTCCACAAAAATTTGAAATAA
- a CDS encoding MFS transporter, with the protein MNSSKLVYILAIGVFGILNTEMGIIGVLPYIAEQYNVSLIQAGTLLSIFAFGVAIAGPTMPLLLSKLPRKPLMLLILAVFTIASIVAAWATTFEVLFLARLIPALLHPVYCAMGFSLAASVVGKENAPKAVAKINMGVAAGMVVGIPVSNFLAVHVDLSAAFLFSAIITALVFIMTLLYVPANLPVEAISYGKQLRVLRKPTLWMAILFVMALNGSIYGVYNYFVEYALTVSGLTANIVSVTLLLYGVMNMVGSALAGRLLSQQAMWTIQIVLLLIISTYVGFIVGGENAWLAISLVLFWGIIAGICANITQYWITRAAYEALNFANGLFLTAANIGVVVGTTLCGLWIGQLGVGSTMYGGIILVIIATVMYGLQRIYEARSIQQL; encoded by the coding sequence ATGAATTCATCAAAATTAGTTTATATTTTAGCAATTGGTGTATTTGGTATATTAAATACGGAAATGGGCATTATAGGTGTTTTACCCTATATTGCTGAGCAGTATAATGTATCGTTGATTCAAGCGGGTACTTTATTAAGTATATTTGCTTTTGGGGTAGCCATAGCCGGACCAACGATGCCCTTATTGTTATCTAAATTACCAAGAAAACCGCTAATGCTATTAATATTAGCTGTGTTTACCATAGCTAGTATAGTGGCTGCGTGGGCGACGACTTTTGAAGTGTTATTTTTAGCTCGTTTAATTCCTGCTTTATTACATCCAGTATATTGCGCTATGGGCTTTTCATTAGCTGCGAGTGTGGTAGGTAAGGAAAATGCCCCTAAAGCTGTGGCTAAGATTAATATGGGCGTAGCGGCAGGGATGGTAGTAGGAATTCCAGTGAGCAATTTCTTAGCCGTTCATGTAGATTTAAGTGCTGCTTTTTTATTTTCAGCAATTATTACAGCACTGGTATTTATTATGACCCTTTTGTATGTGCCCGCTAATTTGCCTGTGGAAGCTATTTCCTATGGCAAACAGTTACGGGTATTGCGTAAACCCACGTTATGGATGGCTATTTTATTTGTTATGGCCTTAAATGGTTCTATTTATGGTGTTTACAATTATTTTGTTGAATATGCATTAACGGTTAGTGGCTTAACAGCCAACATAGTAAGTGTTACGCTTTTATTATATGGTGTAATGAATATGGTAGGGAGTGCGTTAGCTGGTCGCTTATTGAGCCAACAAGCTATGTGGACGATACAAATTGTTTTGTTATTAATCATAAGCACGTATGTGGGATTTATTGTAGGCGGCGAGAATGCATGGTTAGCGATTAGCTTAGTCCTCTTTTGGGGGATTATCGCTGGTATATGTGCTAATATCACTCAATATTGGATTACCCGAGCTGCGTATGAAGCACTCAATTTTGCCAATGGCTTATTTCTTACAGCCGCTAACATTGGTGTTGTCGTAGGAACTACCTTATGTGGGCTATGGATTGGTCAACTGGGGGTAGGCTCCACTATGTATGGCGGAATTATTTTGGTTATTATAGCTACTGTTATGTATGGACTTCAACGTATCTATGAAGCCCGCAGTATACAGCAACTATAA